The following are encoded in a window of Harmonia axyridis chromosome 7, icHarAxyr1.1, whole genome shotgun sequence genomic DNA:
- the LOC123683782 gene encoding protein cornichon homolog 4: protein MFFSDSFLFILALLDTGAILFLLIYFVITLSDLECDYLNAQQCCSKLNQWMLPKLIAHTILSCLLLVHGHWLLVMINFPMALWCGYEILSIPSGNLGVFDPTEIHNRGQLKNHMRDCMIHLGYYLLFFFLYLYCLIISFLKDDPLNRDEEDDVIF from the exons atgtttttttcggattcttttctatttattttagCTTTATTAGATACTGGAGCAATACTCTTCCTTTTGATATACTTT GTGATAACACTTTCAGATTTAGAATGTGACTATTTGAATGCTCAACAATGCTGTTCAAAACTAAACCAATGGATGCTGCCAAAACTTATAGCACATACTATATTATCATGCCTATTACTTGTACATGGGCATTGGTTATTAGTTATGATAAATTTCCCTATGGCACTTTGGTGTGGCTATGAGATATTATCGATACCTAGTGGAAATCTTGGTGTTTTTGATCCAACTGAAATCCACAATAGAGGACAACTAAAAAACCACATGAGAGACTGTATGATACACTTAGGATATTATCTATTATTCTTCTTCCTCTATCTTTACTG CCTcatcatttcttttttgaaaGATGACCCTCTAAATAGAGATGAAGAAGATGACGTGATATTCTGA